One Saccharomyces mikatae IFO 1815 strain IFO1815 genome assembly, chromosome: 16 genomic region harbors:
- the MRL1 gene encoding Mrl1p (similar to Saccharomyces cerevisiae MRL1 (YPR079W); ancestral locus Anc_3.377), which translates to MLKRTSLIYLSCILIVTIPLLLHINNVSGPYDKVDEHKTFHNQKRALTSPNILKVENDEELFCAVTNPVTGSYIDLSQLSSTPNKLREGQKQNPGNNKHELLKTKWSVRGWGYDTNFTLGICSSPVGETESQQLSNLTGAFYVDHRDENSLVSIGDFSTEPVLVGGPTGKKLTLKYENGSTCPNGKDKKATLLNFVCDKEIQSKAQISYIGNLHNCSYFFEVRSIYACPTSNKKNEVSVVGIFIGIFVIFFLVEFAGRRWIYAKLNRHLKNNDDLGDLSPSLNEQPHWDLIEGGSRWNVFFNRIAKTTRRFTKSLMRFLVRGRNGRQDGIRLRTSPSASSSSLANREFFRDMEAQNEIIDSLDINSHTTEGDLSTSADHSV; encoded by the coding sequence ATGTTGAAACGAACATCTTTGATATATCTATCATGTATCTTGATTGTTACCATACCATTACTTTTGCATATAAACAATGTTTCTGGGCCATACGATAAAGTTGACGAACATAAAACCTTTCACAATCAAAAAAGGGCCTTAACAAGTCCGAATATACTTAAAGTTGAGAATGATGAAGAGCTATTTTGTGCAGTTACCAACCCTGTCACTGGATCGTACATCGATCTATCACAACTATCTTCTACGCCGAATAAATTAAGGGAGGGCCAAAAACAGAATCCTGGGAATAACAAACAcgaacttttgaaaacaaagtGGTCAGTGAGGGGATGGGGCTACGATACTAACTTTACATTAGGTATCTGCTCTAGTCCGGTCGGCGAAACGGAGTCTCAACAACTTTCCAATCTAACAGGGGCTTTCTACGTAGATCATCGAGATGAGAATAGTTTAGTGTCGATTGGAGATTTCAGTACAGAACCTGTATTAGTGGGCGGTCCTACTGGCAAGAAGCTAACCCTGAAATACGAAAACGGCTCGACATGCCCGAACGGAAAGGATAAGAAAGCGACTCTATTGAATTTTGTTTGCgataaagaaattcaatCCAAAGCGCAGATATCGTACATTGGAAACTTACATAATTGCTCGTACTTCTTCGAGGTCCGCAGCATTTATGCTTGCCCCACctcaaacaaaaagaacgaGGTTAGCGTTGTGGGTATCTTCATAGGTATCTTCGTCATATTCTTCTTGGTAGAGTTCGCAGGAAGAAGATGGATATATGCTAAACTCAATAGGCACTTGAAGAATAATGACGATTTAGGTGACTTATCACCATCCTTGAACGAGCAACCGCACTGGGACCTCATAGAGGGCGGGTCACGTTGGAACGTATTCTTCAACAGAATAGCTAAGACGACAAGAAGATTTACCAAATCGTTGATGAGATTTTTAGTTAGGGGCAGGAACGGCCGTCAGGACGGCATAAGACTACGGACATCTCCatctgcttcttcttccagcCTTGCCAATAGAGAGTTCTTCAGAGACATGGAAGCACAGAACGAAATCATTGACAGTCTGGACATCAATAGTCACACTACAGAAGGTGATCTCTCAACTTCAGCAGACCATAGCGTGTAA
- the GRS2 gene encoding putative glycine--tRNA ligase (similar to Saccharomyces cerevisiae GRS1 (YBR121C) and GRS2 (YPR081C); ancestral locus Anc_3.381), whose product MSRVNREKLERTLKRRFFYTPSFEIYGGVSGLYDLGPPGCQLQNNLIQLWREHFIMEENMLQVDGSMLTPYDVLKTSGHVDKFTDWMCQNSKTGEYYRADHLIEQTLKKRLLDKNTDPHDVKNIENILVTLDGFTGSELNRIMQKYRIHDPVTNDVLGPLAAFNLMFQTKIGASGQLKAFLRPETAQGQFLNFNKLLDINQGRIPFASASIGKSFRNEISPRSGLLRVREFLMAEIEHFVDPLNKSHEKFNQVLDEEIPLLSRRSQESDESIPVRMTIGEAVKSGVVENETLGYFMARVHKFLLKVGINRNKFRFRQHLSNEMAHYATDCWDGEILTTYGWIECIGCADRAAFDLTVHSKKTGRSLTVKQKLDTPKERTEWALEVNKKLFGSKFKQKAKVIESILSNFSQDELISKHEELNKSGKFSCQINDEVVELDKSLITIKMKSTLQHVREYIPNVIEPSFGLGRIIYCIFDHCFQVRADNEARTFFSFPLQIAPIKVCIATISNNSNFPSIVKKISQILRKKEIYFKTDDSNTSIGKKYARNDELGAPFVITIDFETMKDDSVTLRERNSMKQVRGSIDDVISVIDRMTHNPEAKWENSTLQLSPIKI is encoded by the coding sequence ATGTCGAGGGTTAACAGAGAGAAATTAGAAAGGACTTTGAAGAGAAGGTTTTTCTACACACCTTCTTTTGAGATATATGGTGGTGTCTCAGGTTTATATGATTTGGGGCCTCCCGGTTGCCAGTTGCAGAATAACTTAATTCAACTTTGGCGGGAACATTTTATTATGGAGGAAAACATGCTTCAAGTTGATGGGTCTATGCTAACCCCTTACGATGTGCTGAAGACCTCTGGGCATGTAGATAAATTTACAGATTGGATGTgtcaaaattcaaagacCGGAGAATATTATAGGGCAGATCACTTGATCGAACAAACGCTGAAGAAAAGGCTACTCGACAAGAATACTGATCCACATGACGTTAAGAATATAGAGAATATTTTGGTTACACTTGATGGATTTACAGGTTCTGAGCTGAATCGTATCATGCAAAAATATAGAATACATGATCCAGTCACTAACGATGTACTGGGCCCACTGGCTGCATTCAACTTGATGttccaaacaaaaattgGAGCTTCAGGACAGTTAAAAGCTTTTTTAAGGCCAGAGACCGCACAAGGGCAGTTTCTCAATTTCAACAAATTACTGGATATTAATCAAGGGAGGATTCCGTTTGCATCTGCTTCCATTGGGAAATCATTCAGAAACGAAATATCTCCCAGGAGTGGGCTATTGAGGGTTAGAGAATTTTTAATGGCAGAAATTGAACATTTTGTTGATCCATTGAATAAGTCgcatgaaaaattcaatcaGGTAttagatgaagaaattccATTACTATCACGCAGATCACAGGAAAGTGATGAATCTATCCCCGTGAGAATGACTATTGGGGAGGCAGTGAAATCTGGAGTGgtagaaaatgaaactcTAGGTTATTTTATGGCAAGAGTTCacaaatttttgttgaaagtTGGTATTAACAGGAACAAGTTTAGGTTTCGCCAACATTTAAGCAATGAAATGGCACACTATGCAACTGATTGCTGGGACGGTGAAATATTGACGACCTATGGTTGGATTGAATGTATAGGCTGTGCCGACAGAGCAGCATTCGATTTAACAGTACATTCGAAGAAAACAGGGAGAAGTTTGACGGTGAAGCAGAAACTAGATACGCCAAAGGAAAGAACCGAGTGGGCCCTAGAAGTGAACAAGAAACTTTTTGGGTCAAaatttaaacaaaaagcaaaagtAATCGAATccattttatcaaatttctCGCAAGATGAATTGATCAGTAAGCATGAAGAACTGAATAAGAGTGGTAAATTTTCTTGTCAAATAAATGATGAGGTTGTGGAGCTCGACAAGAGTCTGATCACCATTAAAATGAAGTCAACTTTGCAGCATGTAAGAGAGTATATTCCTAATGTGATTGAACCATCGTTTGGTTTAGGCCGTATTATATACTGCATATTTGACCATTGTTTCCAAGTACGGGCGGATAATGAGGCAAGAACTTTCTTCTCCTTTCCATTACAAATAGCGCCAATAAAAGTTTGCATCGCGACAATATCGAATAACAGTAACTTCCCCAGTATagttaaaaaaatctctCAGATTCTACgtaaaaaagagatatatttcaaaactGACGATTCCAATACGTCAATTGGTAAAAAATACGCCCGCAACGATGAGTTGGGTGCGCCCTTTGTGATCACCATAGATTTTGAAACTATGAAAGATGATTCCGTGACACtgagagaaagaaattctatGAAACAGGTAAGAGGTTCTATTGATGATGTGATATCAGTTATCGACAGAATGACCCACAATCCCGAAGCAAAGTGGGAAAATTCAACACTTCAACTCTCCCCCATAAAAATCtaa
- the OPY2 gene encoding Opy2p (similar to Saccharomyces cerevisiae OPY2 (YPR075C); ancestral locus Anc_3.373): MPSSSRASSSTTLSSTATSSTSPARGSDGCVICDSVVSCPVCASGEYCVMTSLTCDSCPSKYCAKQSDSQLSSLTTSSSSSSSSSSSSGNSTGKTPLIVGFTVGIVGGAMLIVLVALYFINKRYWKPKRQRNKALKLKEAAQNYGNDEEYFDDDEDDDDDDDDDVSDGDMGKNENHTLFNATLVPPTLNIPGNRSSTSTTRTKASNILPIAYIPGVTSGLTADKLQSKLRSSSKRQNAAGDIRSHITLGSSILDGIDEEDDEHNLGPNKGVHSRDAEDNLITAIRAKPKLVQIAEEESDKEIQDLVVTEQQTEADDVADNLLHIAENNESQDQNNDDDEEEGSFILDLEIPESIREGTQDGRTESPFEDKFEIHDEQ; this comes from the coding sequence atgcCGAGCTCTTCCAGGGCTTCTTCAAGTACAACCTTATCGAGTACAGCGACTTCTTCAACTTCCCCAGCGAGAGGTAGCGACGGATGTGTTATTTGCGATTCGGTTGTGTCCTGTCCTGTTTGTGCTTCAGGAGAGTACTGCGTCATGACTTCATTAACATGTGACAGCTGTCCTTCCAAATACTGTGCAAAACAATCTGACTCACAACTGAGTAGTTTAACTACCTCCTCCTCCAGTTCTAGTTCTAGTTCTAGTTCTAGTGGTAATTCAACTGGAAAAACTCCACTTATTGTAGGGTTCACTGTGGGAATTGTAGGTGGAGCGATGCTTATTGTCTTAGTGGCGTTATACTTTATCAATAAGAGATATTGGAAGCCTAAAAGGCAAAGAAATAAGGCTTTGAAACTGAAAGAGGCAGCGCAGAACTACGGGAACGATGAAGAGTATtttgatgacgatgaagatgacgacGACGATGACGACGACGATGTAAGTGACGGAGATATGggaaagaatgaaaatcataCTCTTTTCAACGCCACATTAGTACCTCCCACTCTCAATATTCCAGGGAATAGAAGTTCTACGTCCACTACACGTACAAAGGCCTCGAATATCTTACCTATTGCCTATATTCCTGGTGTGACAAGCGGTCTAACTGCTGATAAACTGCAATCAAAGCTGCGTTCGAGTTCTAAAAGACAAAATGCAGCTGGTGACATTAGATCACATATAACTTTAGGTTCATCTATCTTGGATGGTATagatgaggaagatgatgagCACAATCTGGGCCCCAATAAGGGAGTTCATAGTAGGGACGCAGAGGATAACCTCATAACCGCTATTCGTGCTAAACCCAAGCTCGTTCAAATAGCTGAGGAAGAGAGTGACAAGGAGATTCAGGACCTGGTTGTCACCGAGCAACAAACAGAAGCTGACGACGTTGCTGACAATCTTCTACATATTGCAGAGAACAACGAAAGCCAAGATCAGAACaacgatgatgacgaagaagagGGAAGTTTCATACTGGATTTAGAAATCCCAGAATCGATACGCGAGGGAACTCAGGATGGTCGTACTGAGAGTCCCTTCGAGGACAAGTTTGAAATACATGATGAACAATAA
- the DIB1 gene encoding U4/U6-U5 snRNP complex subunit DIB1 (similar to Saccharomyces cerevisiae DIB1 (YPR082C); ancestral locus Anc_3.382), which translates to MASVLLPQLRTGWHVDQAIVTESERLVVIRFGRKNDRQCMIMDELLSSIAERVRNFAAIYLCDIGEVPDFDEMYELTDPMTVMFFYQNKHMMCDFGTGNNNKLNFIVDDKQEMIDILETIFRGARKNKGLVISPYDYNHKRAP; encoded by the coding sequence ATGGCCAGTGTGTTATTACCTCAATTGCGTACGGGGTGGCATGTAGACCAAGCTATTGTTACCGAAAGTGAACGACTCGTGGTAATTCGTTTTGGTCGCAAAAATGATAGACAATGTATGATCATGGACGAGCTGCTATCTTCAATCGCCGAGAGAGTAAGGAATTTTGCCGCCATTTATTTATGTGATATCGGTGAGGTCCCAGATTTCGATGAGATGTACGAGTTGACGGACCCCATGACTGTGATGTTTTTCTACCAGAATAAACATATGATGTGTGATTTTGGGACAGGGAATAACAACAAATTAAACTTTATTGTGGACgacaaacaagaaatgataGACATTTTGGAAACTATATTCAGAGGTGCCAGGAAGAACAAAGGGTTAGTGATCTCTCCGTATGATTACAACCATAAACGTGCGCCATGA
- the TEF1 gene encoding translation elongation factor EF-1 alpha (similar to Saccharomyces cerevisiae TEF2 (YBR118W) and TEF1 (YPR080W); ancestral locus Anc_3.378): protein MGKEKSHINVVVIGHVDSGKSTTTGHLIYKCGGIDKRTIEKFEKEAAELGKGSFKYAWVLDKLKAERERGITIDIALWKFETPKYQVTVIDAPGHRDFIKNMITGTSQADCAILIIAGGVGEFEAGISKDGQTREHALLAFTLGVRQLIVAVNKMDSVKWDESRFQEIVKETSNFIKKVGYNPKTVPFVPISGWNGDNMIEATTNAPWYKGWEKETKAGVVKGKTLLEAIDAIEQPSRPTDKPLRLPLQDVYKIGGIGTVPVGRVETGVIKPGMVVTFAPAGVTTEVKSVEMHHEQLEQGVPGDNVGFNVKNVSVKEIRRGNVCGDSKNDPPKGCASFNATVIVLNHPGQISAGYSPVLDCHTAHIACRFDELLEKNDRRSGKKLEDHPKFLKSGDAALVKFVPSKPMCVEAFSEYPPLGRFAVRDMRQTVAVGVIKSVDKTEKAAKVTKAAQKAAKK from the coding sequence ATGGGTAAAGAGAAGTCTCACATTAACGTTGTCGTTATCGGTCATGTCGATTCTGGTAAGTCTACCACTACCGGTCATTTGATTTACAAGTGTGGTGGTATTGACAAGAGAACCATTGAAAAGTTCGAAAAGGAAGCCGCTGAATTAGGTAAGGGTTCTTTTAAGTACGCTTGGGTTTTGGACAAGTTAAAGgctgaaagagaaagaggtATCACTATCGATATTGCTTTGTGGAAGTTCGAAACTCCAAAGTACCAAGTTACCGTTATTGATGCTCCAGGTCACAGAGATTTCATCAAGAACATGATTACTGGTACTTCTCAAGCTGATTGTGCTATCTTGATTATTGCTGGTGGTGTCGGTGAATTCGAAGCCGGTATCTCTAAGGATGGTCAAACCAGAGAACACGCTTTGTTGGCTTTCACCTTGGGTGTTAGACAATTGATTGTTGCTGTCAACAAGATGGACTCCGTCAAATGGGACGAATCCAGATTCCAAGAAATTGTCAAGGAAACCTCCAACTTCATCAAGAAGGTTGGTTACAACCCAAAGACTGTTCCATTCGTTCCAATCTCTGGTTGGAACGGTGACAACATGATTGAAGCTACCACCAACGCTCCATGGTACAAGGGTTGGGAAAAGGAAACCAAGGCTGGTGTCGTCAAGGGTAAGACCTTGTTGGAAGCCATTGACGCTATTGAACAACCATCTAGACCAACTGACAAGCCATTGAGATTGCCATTGCAAGATGTTTACAAGATCGGTGGTATCGGTACTGTGCCAGTCGGTAGAGTTGAAACCGGTGTCATCAAGCCAGGTATGGTTGTTACTTTCGCCCCAGCCGGTGTTACCACTGAAGTCAAGTCCGTTGAAATGCATCACGAACAATTGGAACAAGGTGTTCCAGGTGACAACGTTGGTTTCAACGTCAAGAATGTTTCCGTTAAGGAAATCAGAAGAGGTAACGTCTGTGGTGACTCCAAGAACGATCCACCAAAGGGTTGTGCTTCTTTCAACGCTACCGTCATTGTTTTGAACCATCCAGGTCAAATCTCTGCTGGTTACTCTCCAGTTTTGGATTGTCACACTGCTCACATTGCTTGTAGATTCGACGAattgttggaaaagaaCGACAGAAGATCTGGTAAGAAGTTGGAAGACCATCCAAAATTCTTGAAGTCCGGTGACGCTGCTTTGGTCAAGTTCGTTCCATCTAAGCCAATGTGTGTTGAAGCTTTCAGTGAATACCCACCATTAGGTAGATTCGCTGTCAGAGACATGAGACAAACTGTCGCTGTCGGTGTTATCAAGTCTGTTGACAAGACTGAAAAGGCTGCCAAGGTTACCAAGGCTGCTCAAAAGGCCGCTAAGAAATAA
- the SMKI16G2370 gene encoding uncharacterized protein (similar to Saccharomyces cerevisiae YPR078C; ancestral locus Anc_3.375), which produces MQTVSRILPTTLSALELKSDERTFQFDEEAEIPKPLNECEDIRRLINETAQWAIRVDHIHNKTDQEIERLDKVIKEVTESNNIFTSCSRKYKSHRHFSDSESSLNTQQNSLSQLHGSYDRNWRYRINKWFKKNKSKLAPLSASDLEVTDNDKVHESEGNLLGESETPYSSDADDFTNGLNIISPLTPDDFDNKDIFDKIDETSEVHPTLEVKKSSISPTFGNDIKKGLLTDDTESIISEPPLRENKKTLLKYRNVRTSFNILGSEKGTSKNNSGMFRIFHRSSTLGDKNQENMPRVWNTVRNNLGREIYLLQERFKKWTAKNENSKKGQVFKDDAVIVPLSLADPVAETQLESKLCFMSGSEGLTPVQA; this is translated from the coding sequence ATGCAAACAGTTTCTAGAATCTTACCCACAACATTAAGTGCATTAGAACTCAAGTCTGATGAACGGACCTTCCagtttgatgaagaagccGAAATACCGAAGCCTTTGAATGAATGTGAAGATATACGAAGATTAATCAATGAAACCGCACAATGGGCGATCAGAGTTGATCATATTCACAATAAAACTGATCAAGAAATCGAAAGGTTGGACAAAGTGATCAAAGAAGTCACTGAAAgcaataatattttcaCATCTTGTTCACGTAAATATAAAAGCCATAGGCATTTCTCAGACAGTGAGAGCAGTTTAAATACTCAGCAGAATAGTCTTTCTCAATTGCATGGCAGCTATGACCGTAACTGGAGGTacagaataaataaatggttcaaaaaaaataagagtAAATTAGCTCCCTTATCGGCTAGCGATCTCGAAGTGACAGATAATGATAAAGTACACGAATCAGAAGGGAATTTGCTGGGAGAAAGCGAGACACCTTATTCTAGTGACGCTGATGATTTCACAAATGGATTGAATATTATATCACCACTAACCCCAGATGATTTTGACAACAAAGATATATTCGACAAAATCGATGAAACCAGCGAAGTTCACCCCACCTTGGAGGTCAAGAAATCTTCGATTAGTCCTACTTTTGGCAATGACATCAAAAAAGGGCTACTGACTGATGATACGGAAAGTATTATTAGTGAACCGCCTTTGCgagagaataaaaaaactcTTTTGAAATACCGAAATGTCAGAACTTCCTTTAATATACTGGGTTCAGAAAAGGGTAcaagtaaaaataatagtGGTATGTTTCGAATCTTCCACAGAAGTTCCACCCTTGGTGacaaaaatcaagaaaacatgCCAAGAGTGTGGAATACTGTTAGAAACAATCTGGGGAGAGAAATTTATCTCTTGCAAGAAAGGTTTAAGAAATGGActgcaaaaaatgaaaactctAAGAAGGGtcaagttttcaaagatgACGCTGTTATCGTTCCCTTATCATTAGCGGACCCAGTAGCAGAAACACAGCTAGAATCTAAACTCTGCTTTATGTCTGGATCGGAGGGCCTGACTCCAGTTCAAGCgtag
- the TKL1 gene encoding transketolase TKL1 (similar to Saccharomyces cerevisiae TKL2 (YBR117C) and TKL1 (YPR074C); ancestral locus Anc_3.372), giving the protein MTQFTDIDKLAVSTIRILAVDTVSKANSGHPGAPLGMAPAAHVLWSQMRMNPTNPDWINRDRFVLSNGHAVALLYSMLHLTGYDLSIEDLKQFRQLGSRTPGHPEFELPGVEVTTGPLGQGVSNAVGMAMAQANLAATYNKPDFTLSDSYTYTFLGDGCLQEGISSEACSLAGHLKLGNLIVLYDDNKITIDGDTSISFDEDVAKRYEAYGWEVLYVENGNDDLDGISKAIAQAKLSKDKPTLIKISTTIGYGSLHAGSHSVHGAPLKPDDVKQLKTKFGFNPDKSFVVPQEVYDHYQKTILKPGVEANNKWNKLFSEYQKKYPELGAELARRLSGQLPANWESKLPTYTPQDSAVATRKLSETVLEDVYNQLPELIGGSADLTPSNLTRWKEALDFQPPSSGSGNYSGRYIRYGIREHAMGAIMNGISAFGANYKPYGGTFLNFVSYAAGAVRLSALSGHPVIWVATHDSIGVGEDGPTHQPIETLAHFRSLPNIQVWRPADGNEVSAAYKNSLESKHTPSIIALSRQNLPQLEGSSIESASKGGYVLQDVANPDIILVATGSEVSLSVEAAKTLAAKNIKTRVVSLPDFFTFDKQSLEYRLSVLPDNVPIMSVEVLATTCWGKYAHQSFGIDRFGASGKAPEVFKFFGFTPEGVAERAQKTIAFYKGDKLISPLKKAF; this is encoded by the coding sequence ATGACCCAATTCACTGACATTGATAAGCTAGCCGTCTCCACCATAAGAATTTTGGCTGTGGACACCGTGTCCAAGGCCAACTCAGGTCATCCAGGTGCCCCATTGGGCATGGCTCCAGCTGCCCACGTTCTGTGGAGCCAAATGCGCATGAACCCAACTAACCCAGACTGGATCAACAGAGATAGATTCGTCTTGTCCAACGGTCACGCCGTTGCTTTGTTGTATTCCATGTTACATCTGACTGGTTACGATCTATCCATTGAAGACTTGAAACAATTTAGACAATTAGGTTCCAGAACTCCAGGTCATCCTGAATTCGAGCTACCAGGTGTCGAAGTCACCACAGGTCCATTGGGTCAAGGTGTCTCCAATGCCGTTGGTATGGCTATGGCTCAAGCCAATCTAGCTGCTACTTACAACAAGCCAGATTTCACCTTATCTGACAGTTACACCTACACTTTCCTGGGTGATGGTTGTTTACAAGAAGGTATATCTTCAGAAGCTTGCTCTTTGGCTGGTCACTTGAAATTGGGTAACTTGATTGTTCTCTACGACGATAACAAGATTACTAttgatggtgataccaGCATTTCCTTCGACGAAGACGTTGCTAAAAGATACGAAGCTTACGGCTGGGAAGTCTTATACGTAGAAAACGGTAACGATGATCTAGATGGTATTTCTAAGGCTATTGCCCAGGCTAAGCTATCCAAGGACAAACCAACTTTGATCAAAATTAGCACTACCATCGGATATGGATCCTTACACGCCGGTTCCCACTCCGTGCATGGTGCTCCATTAAAACCAGACGATGTTAAACAACTAAAGACCAAATTTGGTTTCAACCCAGACAAGTCCTTTGTTGTTCCACAAGAAGTTTACGACCACTACCAAAAGACAATTTTAAAGCCAGGTGTGGAAGCGAACAATAAATGGAATAAGTTGTTCAGTGAATACCAAAAGAAGTATCCTGAATTAGGTGCTGAGTTGGCTAGAAGATTGAGCGGCCAACTACCTGCTAACTGGGAATCCAAGTTACCAACTTACACCCCTCAAGATTCTGCTGTTGCCACTAGAAAATTGTCAGAAACTGTCCTTGAAGATGTTTACAACCAATTGCCAGAATTGATCGGTGGCTCTGCCGATTTAACGCCTTCTAACTTGACCAGATGGAAGGAGGCTCTTGATTTCCAACCTCCTTCTTCCGGTTCTGGTAACTATTCTGGTAGATACATTAGATATGGTATCAGGGAACACGCTATGGGTGCCATCATGAATGGTATCTCCGCCTTCGGTGCCAACTACAAACCTTACGGTGGTACTTTCTTGAACTTTGTTTCTTACGCTGCCGGTGCCGTTAGATTATCCGCCCTATCTGGTCACCCAGTTATCTGGGTTGCTACACATGATTCCATTGGTGTCGGTGAGGATGGTCCAACACATCAACCTATTGAAACTTTAGCACATTTTAGATCCTTACCAAACATTCAAGTTTGGAGACCAGCCGATGGTAACGAAGTTTCCGCTGCCTACAAGAACTCTTTAGAATCCAAACATACTCCAAGTATCATTGCTTTATCTAGACAAAACTTACCACAATTGGAAGGTAGTTCCATCGAAAGCGCCTCCAAGGGTGGTTACGTACTACAAGATGTTGCTAACCCTGATATAATCTTGGTTGCCACTGGTTCCGAAGTCTCCTTGAGTGTTGAAGCAGCTAAGACATTGGCTGCCAAGAACATCAAAACTCGTGTTGTTTCTCTACCAgatttcttcacttttgATAAACAATCCCTAGAATACAGATTATCGGTTTTACCAGACAATGTTCCAATCATGTCTGTTGAAGTTTTGGCCACCACATGTTGGGGCAAATACGCTCATCAATCCTTCGGTATTGACAGATTTGGTGCTTCCGGTAAGGCACCAGAAGTGTTCAAGTTCTTCGGCTT